In a single window of the Saccharothrix australiensis genome:
- the cas1e gene encoding type I-E CRISPR-associated endonuclease Cas1e, whose amino-acid sequence MRAQDRISFLYLDHCNVHRDDNAITATDKRGTVHIPAATLGALLLGPGATVSQQAMVLLAESGSTAVWVGEHGVRYYAHGRALAANSRLLEIQANLVSNQRTRLRVARQMYAMRFPDEDTSGLTMQQLRGREGARVRRLYREHAHRVGITWERRDYDPDDFAAGTPVNQALSAANTSLYGVVHAVIVALGCAPGLGFVHTGHVKSFVYDIADLYKAEISIPVVFDIAAREVADISTEARRAVRDRMKDGAFLENCVRDIKTLLTEDDALGGVL is encoded by the coding sequence GTGCGTGCCCAGGACCGCATCTCGTTCCTCTACCTGGACCACTGCAACGTCCACCGCGACGACAACGCCATCACCGCGACCGACAAACGCGGCACCGTCCACATCCCCGCCGCGACACTGGGCGCACTGCTGCTCGGCCCAGGCGCCACCGTCAGCCAGCAGGCTATGGTCCTGCTCGCCGAGAGCGGCTCCACCGCGGTCTGGGTCGGCGAACACGGCGTCCGCTACTACGCCCACGGACGCGCCCTGGCCGCCAACTCCCGCCTCCTGGAGATCCAGGCGAACCTCGTCTCCAACCAGCGCACCCGTCTGCGTGTCGCCCGCCAGATGTACGCGATGCGCTTCCCCGACGAGGACACCAGCGGCCTGACCATGCAACAACTCCGAGGAAGGGAAGGCGCCCGCGTCCGCCGCCTCTACCGCGAGCACGCCCACCGAGTCGGCATCACCTGGGAACGCCGCGACTACGACCCCGACGACTTCGCTGCGGGCACACCGGTCAACCAGGCACTCTCGGCCGCCAACACCAGCCTCTACGGCGTCGTGCACGCCGTCATCGTCGCCCTCGGCTGCGCACCCGGTCTCGGCTTCGTCCACACCGGTCACGTCAAATCCTTCGTCTACGACATCGCCGACCTCTACAAGGCCGAGATCAGCATCCCCGTCGTTTTCGACATCGCCGCCCGGGAAGTCGCCGACATCAGCACCGAAGCCCGCCGCGCCGTCCGCGACCGGATGAAGGACGGCGCCTTCCTCGAGAACTGCGTCCGCGACATCAAGACACTGCTCACCGAAGACGACGCACTAGGCGGTGTCCTGTAA
- a CDS encoding IS5 family transposase (programmed frameshift), translating into MGRGELTDRAWAAIEPLLPVSGRGRRWRDHRQVINAILWKLRTGAPWRDLPERYGPWKTAHERLRLWTADGTWQRILDRVIVKDDSVGGLEWIVSVDSSVVRAHQHAAGARKKGDAPPGSKPAVAGEGLGRSRGGLSTRIHIAVDGRGLPMRVLITPGQAGDNPRLPPLLDGIRVARPGPGHPRVRPEAVIADKAYSHKSTRLALRTRRITFTCPERKDQVARRATLGSRGGRPPAFDAERYKQRNVVERCFNRLKQFRGLATRYAKRAAYYQAELTIAAIVLWLR; encoded by the exons GTGGGTCGTGGTGAGTTGACCGATCGTGCCTGGGCGGCGATCGAGCCGCTGTTACCGGTGTCCGGGCGTGGCCGCAGGTGGCGGGATCACCGGCAGGTGATCAACGCGATCCTGTGGAAGCTGCGCACCGGCGCACCGTGGCGTGACCTGCCCGAACGCTACGGCCCGTGGAAGACCGCGCACGAGCGGCTGCGGTTGTGGACCGCGGACGGGACCTGGCAGCGCATCCTGGACCGGGTGATCGTCAAGGACGACTCCGTGGGCGGGCTGGAGTGGATCGTCAGCGTCGACTCCAGCGTCGTCCGGGCCCACCAACACGCCGCCGGTGCCCGGAAAAAGGGGGATGCACCGCCGGGGTCGAAGCCC GCCGTCGCAGGGGAGGGACTCGGCCGGTCCCGAGGCGGTCTGAGCACCAGGATCCACATTGCGGTCGACGGACGCGGCCTGCCCATGCGCGTCCTGATCACACCGGGCCAGGCCGGGGACAACCCGCGACTGCCGCCGCTGCTCGACGGCATCCGCGTCGCCCGCCCCGGACCCGGACACCCGCGCGTCCGGCCCGAGGCGGTGATCGCGGACAAGGCGTACTCGCACAAGTCCACCCGACTCGCCCTGCGCACCCGTCGGATCACGTTCACCTGCCCCGAACGCAAAGACCAGGTCGCCCGCCGCGCGACCCTGGGCTCACGCGGCGGACGACCACCGGCCTTCGACGCCGAACGCTACAAACAACGCAACGTGGTCGAGCGCTGCTTCAACCGGCTTAAACAGTTCCGCGGCCTGGCCACCCGCTACGCCAAACGCGCCGCCTACTACCAGGCCGAACTCACCATCGCCGCCATCGTGCTCTGGCTCCGATGA
- the cas6e gene encoding type I-E CRISPR-associated protein Cas6/Cse3/CasE, producing MHLTRFEINPARRAARNLLASPHKIHAAVMAAFPAAPPTDQPGRVLWRIDRNQHQVLLYIVSPQRPDLTHLVEQVGRPTTQTWDTVDYRTLLDRLQTGQQWAFRLSANPAQGTRKHSTTGRSQRHGHVTVAQQTQWLLDRAQRSGFTVETGGNDEPDVAVRGRQTLNFRRKDATVTLTVATFEGHLRITDADALRTSLVTGIGPAKGYGCGLLTLAPVRRA from the coding sequence ATGCACCTGACCCGCTTCGAGATCAATCCGGCCCGCCGCGCCGCCCGCAACCTGCTCGCGTCCCCGCACAAGATCCACGCGGCGGTCATGGCCGCCTTCCCCGCGGCCCCGCCCACCGACCAACCGGGACGAGTGCTGTGGCGCATCGACCGCAACCAGCACCAAGTCCTGCTCTACATCGTCAGCCCCCAACGGCCCGACCTGACCCACCTGGTGGAACAAGTCGGCCGGCCCACCACCCAGACCTGGGACACCGTCGACTACCGGACACTGCTGGACCGACTGCAAACCGGACAGCAGTGGGCCTTCCGGCTCTCCGCCAACCCCGCCCAGGGCACCCGCAAGCACTCGACCACAGGCCGTTCACAGCGCCACGGGCACGTCACCGTCGCCCAACAGACCCAGTGGCTGCTCGACCGCGCCCAACGGTCCGGATTCACCGTCGAAACCGGCGGGAACGACGAGCCCGACGTCGCCGTGCGCGGACGGCAGACCCTGAACTTCCGGCGCAAGGACGCCACCGTCACCCTCACCGTGGCCACCTTCGAAGGCCACCTGCGCATCACCGACGCCGACGCGCTGCGCACCAGCCTCGTCACCGGCATCGGCCCGGCCAAGGGCTACGGCTGCGGGCTGCTCACCCTGGCACCGGTCCGCCGTGCCTGA
- a CDS encoding molybdopterin oxidoreductase family protein, whose amino-acid sequence MNTSNIALLATDTHCPYCALQCGMTVDAAGGNVRVRPRWFPTNQGGLCQKGWTSTAVLTAPDRLTTPLLRTAGDGLRPAGWDDALDQVARRLAAVRDRHGPGSVGVLGGGGLTNEKVYLLGKLARVALRTPHVDYNGRFCMSSAAAATIRAFGVDRGLPFPLTDLAGADAVLLVGANVAETMPPFVQHLGRAIDAGGLVVVDPRRTATARHAGLHLRTQPGTDLALALGMLHIAVTDGHVAETYVRERTSGFDRAWRVAARWWPERTERVTGVAVADQRLAVRLLAQADNAYVLTARGTEQHANGTAMVSAWVNLALALGLPGVAGSGYGTITGQGNGQGGREHGQKADQLPGYRKIDDPDARRHVAAVWGVPEAELPSRGRSAYEILDAAGRPGGIRALLVFGTNPVVSAPDAARVTERLRALDLLVVADFVRSETAELADAVLPVTQWAEEDGTLTNLEGRVLLRRRTVDPPDGVRGDLDVISGIAVRLGQPPERFPTGVEEVFAELGRASAGGPADYSGMSHGRLRAGEGLYWPCPAPDHPGTPRLFLDGFPLPGGRARFAPVDHAAPAETTSERFPLWATTGRLLQHYQTGTQTRRVAELDEAAPEVYVEVHPDTAARAGLADGGRATVSSARGSTSARVRYEPTMRVDTVFLPFHFPDGQRANLVTNPALDPTSRIPELKVCAVRLDPHPLPEEGTRR is encoded by the coding sequence ATGAATACCTCGAACATCGCCTTGCTCGCCACCGACACCCATTGTCCCTATTGTGCGCTGCAATGTGGAATGACCGTCGACGCGGCGGGCGGAAACGTGCGGGTGCGGCCCAGGTGGTTCCCGACCAACCAGGGTGGGCTCTGCCAGAAGGGCTGGACGTCGACCGCGGTGCTGACCGCGCCCGACCGGCTCACCACCCCGCTGCTGCGCACGGCCGGGGACGGCTTGCGCCCGGCAGGGTGGGACGACGCGCTCGACCAAGTCGCACGGCGGCTGGCCGCGGTCCGCGACCGGCACGGCCCCGGGTCGGTCGGGGTGCTCGGCGGTGGCGGGCTGACCAACGAGAAGGTGTACCTGCTGGGCAAGTTGGCCAGGGTCGCGCTGCGCACGCCGCACGTGGACTACAATGGCCGGTTCTGCATGTCGTCGGCCGCCGCGGCGACCATTCGCGCGTTCGGCGTCGACCGCGGGCTCCCGTTCCCGCTCACCGACCTGGCCGGGGCGGACGCGGTGCTGCTGGTGGGTGCGAACGTGGCCGAGACGATGCCGCCGTTCGTGCAACACCTGGGCCGCGCGATCGACGCCGGCGGGCTGGTCGTGGTCGACCCGCGCCGCACCGCCACCGCGCGGCACGCGGGCCTGCACCTGCGTACCCAGCCGGGCACGGACCTGGCGCTGGCCCTGGGGATGCTGCACATCGCCGTCACCGACGGGCACGTCGCCGAGACCTACGTGCGGGAGCGCACGTCCGGGTTCGACCGGGCGTGGCGGGTGGCGGCGCGGTGGTGGCCGGAGCGCACCGAACGGGTCACCGGGGTCGCGGTCGCCGACCAGCGGCTCGCCGTGCGCCTGCTCGCCCAGGCGGACAACGCCTACGTGCTCACCGCGCGCGGCACCGAGCAGCACGCCAACGGCACCGCGATGGTCTCGGCGTGGGTCAACCTCGCCCTGGCGCTCGGCCTCCCCGGCGTCGCCGGGTCCGGCTACGGCACCATCACCGGCCAGGGCAACGGCCAGGGTGGCCGCGAGCACGGCCAGAAGGCCGACCAGCTCCCCGGCTACCGCAAGATCGACGACCCGGACGCGCGTCGCCACGTGGCCGCCGTCTGGGGCGTGCCCGAGGCCGAGCTCCCGAGCCGGGGCCGCTCCGCCTACGAGATCCTCGACGCGGCCGGGCGACCGGGCGGCATCCGGGCGCTGCTCGTGTTCGGCACCAACCCGGTGGTCTCCGCGCCCGACGCGGCCCGCGTCACCGAGCGGCTGCGCGCGCTGGACCTGCTGGTGGTGGCGGACTTCGTGCGCTCGGAGACGGCGGAGCTGGCCGACGCGGTGCTCCCGGTCACCCAGTGGGCCGAGGAGGACGGCACGTTGACCAACCTGGAGGGCCGCGTCCTGCTGCGCCGCCGCACGGTGGACCCGCCCGACGGCGTGCGCGGCGACCTCGACGTGATCAGCGGCATCGCGGTCCGGCTCGGCCAGCCGCCGGAGCGGTTCCCCACCGGGGTCGAGGAGGTGTTCGCGGAGCTGGGCAGGGCGAGCGCGGGCGGCCCGGCCGACTACTCGGGCATGAGCCACGGGCGGCTGCGCGCCGGTGAGGGCCTGTACTGGCCGTGCCCCGCGCCCGACCACCCCGGCACGCCCCGGCTGTTCCTCGACGGTTTCCCGCTGCCGGGCGGCCGGGCCCGGTTCGCCCCGGTCGACCACGCGGCCCCGGCGGAGACCACCAGCGAGCGCTTCCCGCTGTGGGCGACGACCGGGCGGTTGTTGCAGCACTACCAGACCGGCACCCAGACCCGCCGGGTCGCCGAGCTCGACGAGGCCGCGCCCGAGGTGTACGTGGAGGTCCACCCGGACACCGCGGCGCGGGCGGGCCTGGCCGACGGCGGGCGGGCGACGGTCAGCTCCGCGCGCGGCAGCACGTCGGCGCGCGTGCGGTACGAGCCCACGATGCGGGTGGACACGGTGTTCCTGCCGTTCCACTTCCCCGACGGGCAGCGCGCGAACCTGGTGACCAACCCGGCGCTCGACCCGACCAGCCGCATACCCGAGCTGAAGGTGTGCGCGGTCCGCCTCGACCCCCATCCGCTGCCCGAGGAAGGAACCCGACGGTGA
- a CDS encoding FAD-dependent oxidoreductase, with protein sequence MNRRQVIVIGYGMAGARLADEIRARDPEGARVALTVVGAEAHPAYNRVLLSGVLAGGLDPGAVLLHEPDWADRSAVDLRVGVEATRVDRAARVVECSDGARLPYDAVVLATGSAPWLPPVEGLLDDDGRVASGVVAFRDLDDCARILAAARPGAPAVVLGGGLLGLEAARGLVARGSLVTVVHPVSHLMERQLDPGAGRVLADALERMGVEFRFGRVARRYVVGAEVELDDGARLPADLVVVSAGVRPATDLARDCGLVVERGVVVDDALRTSDPRIYALGDCAQHRGVVNGLVQPAWEQATVLADLLTGAVPGARYRGTPVVTKLKVRDIDLASLGEVHVELDEPGVEVLRVEDPTRGRYAKMVLRDNVIVGAILVGAPDAAATVVQLFDRGLPAPDDRLALLLGRALAAATAVSPADLPATTLVCRCNTVRKAQLVSAWDAGARGVAPLVSATRATTGCGTCHDLVNAIADWLAARKPAPA encoded by the coding sequence GTGAACCGCCGACAGGTGATCGTGATCGGTTACGGCATGGCCGGCGCGCGCCTCGCCGACGAGATCCGGGCCCGCGACCCCGAGGGCGCCCGGGTCGCGCTGACCGTGGTCGGCGCCGAGGCGCACCCCGCCTACAACCGGGTGCTGCTGTCCGGTGTGCTCGCGGGTGGTCTGGACCCCGGCGCGGTGCTGCTGCACGAACCGGACTGGGCCGACCGCAGCGCCGTGGACCTGAGGGTCGGGGTCGAGGCGACCCGCGTCGACCGCGCCGCGCGGGTGGTGGAGTGCTCGGACGGCGCGCGGCTGCCCTACGACGCGGTGGTGCTGGCGACCGGCAGCGCGCCGTGGCTGCCGCCGGTGGAGGGGCTGCTGGACGACGACGGCCGCGTCGCGAGCGGTGTGGTGGCGTTCCGCGACCTCGACGACTGCGCCCGCATCCTCGCCGCGGCCCGGCCGGGAGCGCCCGCGGTGGTGCTCGGCGGCGGGCTGCTCGGGCTGGAGGCGGCCAGGGGCCTGGTCGCGCGCGGGAGCCTGGTCACCGTCGTGCACCCCGTGTCGCACCTGATGGAGCGCCAGCTCGACCCCGGCGCGGGCCGGGTGCTGGCCGACGCGCTGGAGCGGATGGGCGTGGAGTTCCGGTTCGGCCGGGTGGCCCGGCGGTACGTCGTCGGTGCCGAGGTGGAGCTGGACGACGGTGCCCGGCTGCCCGCCGACCTGGTGGTGGTGTCGGCGGGCGTCCGCCCGGCGACCGACCTGGCCCGCGACTGCGGGCTGGTCGTCGAGCGGGGTGTCGTGGTGGACGACGCGTTGCGCACCAGCGACCCGCGCATCTACGCGCTCGGCGACTGCGCCCAGCACCGCGGTGTGGTCAACGGCCTGGTCCAGCCGGCGTGGGAGCAGGCGACCGTGTTGGCCGACCTGCTCACCGGCGCCGTGCCGGGCGCGCGCTACCGCGGCACGCCCGTGGTGACCAAGCTGAAGGTCCGCGACATCGACCTCGCCTCGCTCGGCGAGGTGCACGTCGAACTGGACGAGCCCGGCGTCGAGGTGCTGCGCGTGGAGGACCCGACCCGCGGCCGGTACGCCAAGATGGTGTTGCGGGACAACGTGATCGTCGGTGCGATCCTGGTCGGCGCGCCGGACGCGGCGGCCACCGTGGTGCAGCTGTTCGACCGCGGCCTCCCCGCGCCCGACGACCGGCTGGCCCTGTTGCTGGGCCGCGCCTTGGCCGCGGCGACGGCGGTCAGCCCGGCCGACCTGCCCGCGACCACCCTCGTGTGCCGCTGCAACACCGTCCGCAAGGCGCAACTGGTGTCCGCGTGGGACGCGGGTGCGCGCGGCGTGGCACCGCTGGTCAGCGCGACCCGCGCCACCACCGGTTGCGGCACCTGCCACGACCTGGTCAACGCCATCGCCGACTGGCTCGCCGCCCGCAAACCCGCTCCCGCCTGA
- a CDS encoding FG-GAP repeat domain-containing protein has product MPVCLCHSSLALSSKWSSYEGGWDSGRSRYLSGDYNGDGRTDVAASFDYGNGQTGVFVWEGKADGFSDATRRWLSNPGGWNANQTRFMSGDYTGDGRADIGAFYDYGNASTSLFVMEATPGGFTNPATRWSSNPGGWDIARTITF; this is encoded by the coding sequence ATGCCCGTGTGCCTCTGCCACTCCTCCTTGGCTCTCTCGTCGAAGTGGTCGAGCTACGAAGGCGGCTGGGACTCCGGACGCAGCCGTTACCTCTCCGGCGACTACAACGGCGACGGCCGCACCGACGTGGCGGCGTCTTTCGACTACGGAAACGGCCAGACTGGTGTGTTCGTGTGGGAGGGGAAGGCCGACGGGTTCTCCGACGCGACGCGGCGGTGGCTGAGCAACCCGGGCGGCTGGAATGCCAACCAGACCCGCTTCATGAGCGGCGACTACACCGGTGACGGACGCGCCGACATCGGTGCGTTCTACGACTACGGCAACGCCAGCACCAGCCTGTTCGTCATGGAAGCCACGCCAGGCGGGTTCACCAACCCGGCGACCAGGTGGTCGAGCAACCCGGGCGGCTGGGACATCGCCCGGACGATCACGTTCTGA
- a CDS encoding DUF6531 domain-containing protein produces the protein MTNPLVAAPEDDTSAVTGIGIAESANDLAQGISDGSWVEAGLGGVGVGLEVLSMVLDPVGTVASYGVSWLIEHVQPLKQALDWFAGDPPVIRSFSETWTTVATEVRTIAQDLGHQHATGWQGTAADTYRAHAAQTADALTGAGTLAEGVGTGVMVMGEVVAAVREIIRDLVAEVVGKLITWALEAIATLGLATPLIIAQAVSTITKVCNRIADLVRKLVKTIANVTPRIRKILDKLGEITDKLSTLGRRADSPASPDTTTPASTPRADVPTIGDVDSPTTPSSASTDATSPSGTTPPSGTTSPSGTSTDTSPNRPADPNDTRTPEPDRVCENDPVDVVSGEMVLPHTDLDLPGVLPLVLGRTHVSSYRAGRSFGPSWASTLDQRLEFDARGALFLAEDGMVLVYPEPAGHPVLPEVGPRWPLSRVGEGYAITQRGTGRTLWFGADGPLVAVTDRNDNRIDFDRDAAGTVTAVRHSGGYHVDVDSDRGLVTELRLRGAGVSVVRFGYDDTGLTEVVNSSGRPMRFDYDHAGRITQWTDRNGEWYRYHYDAHGRCVGNEGSGGFLDGTFEYGEGTTRFTDALGATTTYRFDDRRRLTARTDPLGNTITQEWDEADRLVARTDQLGHTTRFTYDEAGDLVTTTRPDGTQAIAEYDEHGMVTTFIAPDGGVWRQVFDERGNLLAETDPAGAVTGYAYDDRGHRRAVTDALGGVRRIETNGAGIPIAVTDAAGATTRYVRDAFGRATAVVDPLGGRTRYTWTVEGKPLSRTRPDGAAERWRYDAEGNEVEHVDPLGRVRRVVTTHFNLPAAEIRPDGSRIGFGYDRTLRLTAVTNAQGLVWRYEYDPAGNLVRETDFNGRVLTYRHDAAGRLVERVNGVGQTATFTRDPLGNIVERRCGDAVTTVEYDELGRITRARNADAELRYSRDPLGRVLTETINGRTVASAYDALGRRVRRYTPTGATTSWEYDAASRPTRLTAGTRVVAFDHDAAGHEVSRSTGDLVLSQSWDANHRLTGQALLAGGREVAHRRYHYQADDNLVAVRDSSGPSRNYRVDPLGRVTGVDGPGWRERYAYDAAGNVTGPGSGTTHAGTLVRTAGDARYEHDGQGRVVLRQRKRLSRKPDTWHYQWDADDHLVAVTTPDGTRWSYRYDPLGRRVAKLRLAPDGSVAERVDFAWDGSVLAEQTHSAGHATTWEFAPDSCRPLTQTERARTGQDWVDQHFYSIVTDIVGTPTELVDERGTPAWRQRSTLWGLPAARVGAADTPLRFPGQYYDTETGLHYNHLRYYDPLAARYTSPDPLGLFGGPSPHGYVHNPTGWSDALGLTETSDIEFLDPNDINFSQRSITRNDYAEAMRNGQWDWNRSPVHVMEIDGRLVSYDNRRLDAAREAGVPVGVQRVDPNAPHPESTTGKTWAEKFQERFRDPRNRLNGEPVPDTGLNERPTALPPGCGGGRRRRRG, from the coding sequence ATGACCAACCCGCTGGTGGCCGCGCCGGAGGACGACACGTCGGCGGTGACCGGGATCGGTATCGCCGAGTCGGCCAACGACCTGGCCCAGGGCATCTCCGACGGCAGCTGGGTCGAAGCCGGACTCGGCGGGGTCGGGGTCGGGCTGGAAGTGCTGTCGATGGTGCTCGACCCCGTCGGCACCGTCGCCTCCTACGGCGTGTCCTGGCTCATCGAACACGTCCAACCCCTGAAGCAGGCCCTGGACTGGTTCGCCGGCGACCCACCCGTCATCCGCTCGTTCAGCGAAACCTGGACCACCGTCGCCACCGAAGTCCGCACCATCGCCCAGGACCTCGGACACCAGCACGCCACCGGCTGGCAGGGCACCGCCGCCGACACCTACCGCGCACACGCCGCCCAGACCGCCGACGCCCTCACCGGCGCCGGCACGCTGGCCGAAGGCGTCGGCACCGGCGTGATGGTCATGGGCGAAGTCGTCGCCGCCGTCCGCGAGATCATCCGCGACCTCGTCGCCGAGGTCGTCGGCAAACTCATCACCTGGGCCCTGGAAGCCATCGCCACCCTCGGCCTGGCCACCCCCCTCATCATCGCCCAGGCCGTCTCCACCATCACCAAAGTCTGCAACCGCATCGCCGACCTGGTCCGCAAACTCGTCAAAACCATCGCCAACGTCACCCCCCGCATCCGCAAAATCCTCGACAAACTCGGCGAGATCACGGACAAGCTGAGCACCCTCGGCCGCCGCGCCGACTCACCCGCCAGCCCCGACACCACCACCCCCGCCAGCACACCCAGGGCCGACGTCCCGACGATCGGCGACGTCGACTCCCCCACCACGCCGTCGAGCGCCTCCACCGACGCCACGTCCCCATCGGGCACCACACCACCCTCCGGCACGACGTCCCCGAGCGGAACCTCGACCGACACCAGTCCCAACCGACCCGCCGATCCGAACGACACCAGGACCCCGGAGCCCGACCGCGTCTGCGAGAACGACCCGGTCGACGTCGTCAGCGGCGAGATGGTCCTCCCCCACACCGATCTCGACCTGCCGGGCGTGCTGCCGCTGGTGCTGGGCCGGACCCACGTGTCGTCCTACCGCGCGGGCCGCTCGTTCGGACCGTCCTGGGCGTCCACGCTGGACCAGCGGTTGGAGTTCGACGCGCGCGGCGCGTTGTTCCTCGCGGAAGACGGCATGGTGCTGGTCTACCCGGAGCCCGCCGGGCACCCCGTGCTGCCCGAGGTGGGACCGCGGTGGCCGCTGTCACGGGTCGGGGAAGGCTACGCGATCACGCAGCGGGGAACCGGTCGCACGCTGTGGTTCGGCGCCGACGGCCCGCTCGTGGCGGTGACCGACCGCAACGATAACCGGATCGACTTCGACCGCGACGCGGCGGGAACGGTCACGGCGGTGCGGCACAGCGGCGGTTACCACGTCGACGTGGACAGCGACCGGGGCCTGGTGACCGAACTGCGGCTGCGCGGCGCCGGTGTCAGCGTCGTCCGGTTCGGCTACGACGACACCGGGCTCACCGAGGTCGTCAACTCCTCCGGCAGACCGATGCGGTTCGACTACGACCACGCGGGCCGCATCACGCAGTGGACCGACCGCAACGGCGAGTGGTACCGCTACCACTACGACGCGCACGGCCGGTGCGTCGGCAACGAGGGATCAGGAGGGTTCCTCGACGGCACGTTCGAGTACGGCGAGGGCACGACCCGGTTCACCGACGCACTCGGTGCGACCACGACGTACCGGTTCGACGACCGGCGGCGCCTGACCGCCAGGACCGACCCGCTGGGCAACACCATCACCCAGGAGTGGGATGAGGCCGACCGGTTGGTCGCCCGCACGGACCAGCTCGGGCACACCACCCGCTTCACCTACGACGAAGCGGGCGACCTGGTCACCACCACCCGGCCCGACGGCACCCAGGCCATCGCCGAGTACGACGAGCACGGCATGGTCACCACGTTCATCGCACCCGACGGCGGGGTGTGGCGGCAGGTCTTCGACGAGCGCGGCAACCTGCTCGCCGAGACCGACCCGGCGGGCGCGGTCACCGGTTACGCCTACGACGACCGCGGTCACCGACGCGCCGTCACCGACGCCCTCGGTGGGGTGCGGCGCATCGAGACCAACGGCGCGGGCATCCCGATCGCGGTCACCGACGCGGCGGGCGCGACGACCCGATACGTCCGCGACGCGTTCGGCCGTGCCACCGCGGTGGTCGACCCGCTCGGTGGGCGAACCCGGTACACCTGGACCGTTGAGGGCAAACCGCTGAGCCGGACCCGCCCCGACGGGGCCGCGGAGCGGTGGCGCTACGACGCCGAGGGCAACGAGGTCGAGCACGTCGACCCCCTGGGTCGGGTGCGCAGGGTCGTCACCACGCACTTCAACCTGCCCGCGGCCGAGATCCGGCCCGATGGAAGCCGGATCGGGTTCGGCTACGACCGGACGCTGCGGCTGACCGCTGTCACCAACGCCCAAGGTCTGGTCTGGCGCTACGAGTACGACCCGGCGGGCAACCTGGTCCGGGAGACCGACTTCAACGGCCGCGTGCTGACCTACCGCCACGACGCGGCGGGCAGGCTCGTCGAACGAGTCAACGGCGTGGGCCAGACCGCCACGTTCACCCGTGATCCCTTGGGCAACATCGTCGAGCGGCGTTGCGGCGACGCGGTGACCACCGTCGAGTACGACGAACTCGGCCGGATCACCCGCGCCCGCAACGCCGACGCGGAGCTGCGCTACAGCCGCGACCCGCTGGGTCGCGTACTCACCGAGACGATCAACGGGCGCACCGTCGCCTCCGCGTACGACGCGCTCGGCAGGCGTGTGCGCAGGTACACCCCGACCGGCGCCACCACCTCTTGGGAGTACGACGCCGCCTCGCGCCCCACCCGGCTCACCGCGGGCACTCGTGTCGTGGCGTTCGACCACGACGCGGCGGGTCACGAGGTCAGCCGTTCGACCGGCGATCTGGTGCTCAGCCAGTCGTGGGATGCCAACCACCGGCTGACCGGGCAGGCGCTGCTCGCCGGCGGCCGGGAAGTGGCGCACCGCCGGTACCACTACCAGGCCGACGACAACCTCGTCGCGGTCCGCGACTCGTCAGGTCCGTCGCGGAACTACCGCGTCGACCCCCTGGGACGGGTCACCGGTGTCGACGGACCCGGATGGCGCGAGCGGTACGCCTACGACGCGGCGGGCAACGTCACCGGACCCGGATCCGGTACCACCCACGCGGGCACCCTGGTCCGCACTGCGGGCGACGCGCGTTACGAGCACGACGGGCAGGGCCGCGTCGTGCTGCGACAGCGCAAGCGGCTGTCCCGCAAACCCGACACCTGGCACTACCAGTGGGACGCCGACGACCACCTCGTCGCGGTCACCACACCGGACGGCACAAGGTGGTCCTACCGGTACGACCCGCTGGGCCGCCGCGTCGCCAAGCTGCGCCTCGCCCCCGACGGGTCGGTGGCCGAACGCGTCGACTTCGCGTGGGACGGCTCAGTCCTGGCCGAGCAGACCCACTCGGCCGGTCACGCCACGACCTGGGAGTTCGCCCCGGACAGCTGCCGTCCGCTCACCCAGACCGAGCGTGCGCGCACCGGCCAGGACTGGGTCGACCAGCACTTCTACTCCATCGTCACCGACATCGTTGGCACGCCCACGGAACTGGTCGACGAACGCGGGACGCCCGCCTGGCGGCAGCGATCGACGCTGTGGGGCCTGCCCGCCGCCCGCGTCGGCGCCGCGGACACGCCGCTGCGGTTCCCCGGCCAGTACTACGACACCGAAACCGGGCTGCACTACAACCACCTGCGCTACTACGACCCGCTCGCCGCCCGCTACACCAGCCCTGATCCGCTCGGGCTGTTCGGCGGGCCGTCCCCGCACGGGTACGTGCACAACCCCACCGGGTGGAGCGACGCGCTCGGCCTCACCGAGACCAGCGACATCGAGTTCCTCGACCCCAACGACATCAACTTCTCCCAGCGCAGCATCACCCGGAACGACTACGCGGAAGCGATGCGCAACGGCCAGTGGGACTGGAACCGCTCGCCGGTGCACGTCATGGAGATCGACGGTCGGCTCGTCAGCTACGATAACCGCCGCCTCGACGCCGCGCGGGAGGCGGGGGTGCCGGTGGGTGTCCAGCGAGTCGACCCCAACGCACCGCACCCCGAGTCGACCACCGGTAAGACGTGGGCCGAGAAGTTCCAGGAACGCTTCCGCGACCCGCGCAACAGGCTCAACGGCGAGCCGGTTCCCGACACCGGCCTGAACGAACGACCGACCGCCCTGCCTCCGGGCTGCGGCGGGGGACGGCGCAGGAGACGCGGATGA